From the Agrobacterium larrymoorei genome, one window contains:
- the repB gene encoding plasmid partitioning protein RepB, whose protein sequence is MSKRTQSVRNLFAAGPDVALTAETRQPMQRVASGAVRSLKDTFSEVERDYEELKQRVADGALPLDLDPTLVDPSPFADRFADQDMSAVEALKTSFLEHGQEIPILVRVHPSEAGRYQIAYGHRRLRAAKELAIPVKAYVRDLSDDRLVVAQGIENSAREDLTFIERAVFSLKLEEGGFQRSLIQTALSVDRQEASKLIIVARAIPSWLVGVIGRAPKIGRPRWQELADLLKNEGSESIARKTCDDKSFGHKSSDDRFLAIVRAIKSFDRPAQATADTLVAKSVDGAEIAKMAISGKVCKIQINRDRDEAFAKFVMDQIPSLYANFRNTEIEN, encoded by the coding sequence ATGAGCAAGCGAACGCAATCCGTGCGAAATCTTTTCGCTGCGGGCCCGGATGTAGCTCTGACTGCAGAGACGCGCCAACCAATGCAGCGCGTTGCCTCGGGTGCGGTACGGTCACTTAAGGACACCTTTTCGGAGGTCGAACGAGACTACGAAGAACTCAAACAAAGAGTTGCCGACGGGGCTCTACCGCTAGACCTCGATCCCACACTCGTAGACCCCTCCCCTTTTGCTGATCGTTTCGCCGATCAGGATATGTCGGCTGTTGAGGCATTAAAGACCTCTTTCCTGGAGCACGGCCAGGAGATCCCGATCCTGGTGCGCGTACATCCATCCGAGGCAGGTCGATACCAAATCGCTTACGGGCACCGCCGATTAAGAGCTGCGAAAGAGCTTGCCATCCCGGTGAAGGCCTATGTGCGAGATCTCAGCGACGATCGCCTGGTCGTTGCACAGGGTATTGAAAATTCTGCGCGAGAAGATCTCACGTTCATCGAACGCGCGGTGTTCTCCCTTAAGCTTGAAGAGGGTGGCTTTCAACGGTCGCTTATTCAAACCGCTCTCAGTGTCGATCGGCAAGAAGCCTCAAAGCTCATCATCGTAGCGCGTGCGATACCCAGCTGGCTGGTTGGTGTCATCGGTCGCGCGCCGAAAATCGGCCGGCCGCGGTGGCAGGAACTTGCCGACCTGTTAAAAAATGAGGGCTCGGAAAGCATAGCGCGCAAGACGTGCGATGATAAGTCATTTGGTCACAAGTCGTCAGATGACAGATTCCTTGCAATCGTCAGAGCCATCAAGTCCTTCGATAGGCCGGCCCAGGCGACAGCAGATACACTGGTCGCGAAGTCCGTTGATGGTGCCGAGATTGCCAAGATGGCGATCTCTGGAAAGGTCTGCAAAATTCAGATTAACAGAGATCGTGACG